The following is a genomic window from Pseudomonas sp. FP2335.
TTCTATGTTTTTATGTTGCCGGCACTTGCGCATGAGCGCTCATGTGATGAAGTTGGCGGTGGGCGGGCTTATCGACCAGTCGAACTTGACGGAGTTGTTGCGTGCTTTGTATACGTGGAAATACCAAAGGAAAAACAAGAGCAGCTGTCGCGTGACCCTGACGGTATTGCGGCTTACTCAGTATCTAAATCTGAGGGGGCGATGCTTGTTTATGAGTTTCCGTATGCAGGGACAAAGGGCAGGATTAATGATGTGTTTTCGCTTTCTGTTGGCGATGTAGGCGGGAAAGTGTTGTTTGTGATTCATAGTGTAGAACCACCAAAGTCCTGGGATGTTGCCAGTGATATTTACGATGTGGCTGTGATGAGGGTTCAAGTCGGTCGACTTGTTAAAGATGAAAAGCTTTCTCGGTTTTTTAGTCTGGGGGGGGACTTGCTTGGTGCGCATGGGAGAAGTGGTTATATATATCCCTATAAGGAAAGAAGTGCAGTGGTTGGCGTTGTGCGCTCTCCACTGTTTGATTTTTTATCTGCGTCTTCCCCGGTGGTTGGTGTGGTTAAAGAAAAAACATTCCTATATAGAGGAGGTGTAGAGCCTTCCGAGCAAGACCCGAAGGGCATGTATTTGATAAGCGGCGATGAAGTGATGCTTGAAGATTCAACGGCAGGCTGGTGCAAGATTTTGTATTTGGGGGGAGGAAAGGAAATCAAGCGATGGATGCAATGCAAGTCAGCGACTTTCAGCAAACGCTAAGTTGCCAGCGCGATTGCTGCTGGTCATTGTTGGTTTAGTCAAGTCTTTAATTTCTACTGGTCGGAAGTTTCCATGAAAAACATCATCCGCATCGGCGATAAAACAACCAGCGGCGGCACAGTTCTATCAGGCTCTACCACGATGATTTTCAGGGGCATAGGCGCGGCACGCCAAGGCGATCTCGTAAGTTGCCCAACTCCTGGTCATGGTCAAACGGTTATTGCCGAGGGGCATCCCGCATTCCGTGACCATGGTCTTCCGGTCGCCTTCGATGGGCATCGGTGTGCTTGTGGCTGCGCGTTGATTTCGTCACTGCCTGCCGTGAGTGCGCGTTAGTCATGCCTGTCAGGTTGGATCAAGTGCCTGCTCAAGCTTCCAGACCCGTTCGGCCGGGGAAAGGGTGGTGGTTTGCAGGTTTACCGCTGTTTCTGCTCTTGCTGGGTGTGGGTGGGGTGTTTTTATTCGGCGCTCAACTACTGCGTCAGAACCCGATTGGTTTTCTGGGGCTGGCGGTGGGTATTCCACTGTTTGGTTGGTGTCTTTTGGGGTTTGGACGTGCCTTGTTGTACCTGTGGCAACAGCAAGTTGCCGATGGTTGGGATATGGCCCGCGAAGAGGATCTTGTTCACAAACTCCGGCGCGGTCGGCGTGTTCTACGGGTGTTGGCGGCGAACCATCACTGGATCGCGGGTAGTACCGAAGAAGCCCCTGGGCTGAGGCTACAGAGAGTACTGACGCAAGTACTTGCTGACCTTGTACAGGTGCTGGAACAGGTGCCTGGAAATACGCCATTGGCCGTATTGTTCGAAACAGAGAGTGCTCTGCCGGAGGCTGTGTCGCGACAAGCATGGCGACAAGCGTGGAGCCTCTGCGGAATTCGGCAGTCGGTGGTTCCTGTTCAGAGTGGCGGCCTGGATGCCTTGGACTATTGGCTGGACCATCGCATTGCTGATCAGGCGTTGCTCTTGGTGGTAACGGTTCAGTTCATGCCGGCACAGCCGGAAGGCAAGGCTGAAGTGGCGACCGGGACATTGTTCGCAAATAGCAGGGCGCATCAGGCGTTGCCTTACAAAGCCTGTCTGCATCGCCCGGAACAGGCGCGTGAGGCAAATGACGATGCTTTGCTTTATGCCGCACGCCAGGCACTGGAATGGGCGCCGTTGGATGCGCAACCCGTCGAGCAGATCTGGCGAGTGGGAGTTGATACCGAGGCAGGTTCGCAGTTGCTTGCGGTATTGGACAAAGTGCCGATTCCGGCAATGCACAAGAAAAGATTTAACGACTTGGATGCCTCACAGGGTAACCCAGGCAGAGCATCACCTTGGCTGGCGATTGCCTTAGCCACCCAGGCTATCGAGTGCGGTGTCGGATCGCAGTTCATCTTTAGTGGTGACGGCAATGGAGCGCATGGGCTCTGGTGCATGGTTTTGACACCCATGGAATCATTTTCGAAGTAGGAATTTCGGATGCAATTTCGACGGATTGTTTGGTTAGTCGTTCTATTGTCCGCGCTGCTATTGGTCGGTGCGGCACTGGGCATATTGCTTTGGCGTTATCCCGAATTAGTCGGGATACGGCCCGGCAGTGTTGGGCAAATCATCGGTTTGTGGTTGATGTCGGCTACGACTTTACTCTTGATGGCGTTCTTGGTGGCCTACCATTTTCTGGGTCATCAGTTGGGGCGTTCGGCTTACCAGCGACAGGCGCCAGACGACATGTCCGAAGGTGTTGTCACTGAGCCTCGTGATATTCAGCAGGCGCAGTGTGTCGATTTGTTGAAAAAGCATTTGCATGATCGTTATGGTTTTTTCTGGCGTCGAAAGGTGCGCCTGATGTTGGTGGTGGGTGAGCCTGAGCATATTGAGGCTGTTGCTCCCAATCTTGGCGCGCAACGTTGGCTGGAAGGCCGGGATACCGTCCTGTTATGGGGCGGCCGTGCTCAAGCAGAGCTGAGCAAGTCGTTCGCTTTGCAATGGGTAGGGCTGAGCCGCTGGCGCGCATTGGACGGGGTCATCTGGGCACTGGACCAGGTGCGTTGTGTTGATGACGCCTTGATGAGCACAGGTACAAGCCAATTGCAGCAATTGGCTCAAAGCCTGAGTTGGCAGTTACCGTTGCATTTTTGGCAGGTTTGCAACAGCCACTGGCCTCAGGGAGCGCACAACTTGCAACCCGTGGGTTGTCTGTTGCCGACACGACTTGATGGCCACGTGATGCAGGGCTGTTTGGAGACTTTGCTGGTGCCCCTGCGTCACATCGGCCTATCCAACATACACGCTGATCTAAACCACGACTTCCTACTACGCCTCTCCCGCGACCTGCACTCGGAAGGGATTACCCGTTGGCGCCAAACACTTGCACCGCTACTAGGCAGGCGTCCCCACGGCATACCACTGCGCGGCCTATGGTTCAGCCCACCCATCCAACCCGTCGAAAACTGCCCCAAACACATCTGGCCCGTCCCCCCAGCCTGGCAAGGCATCGTCAACGACAAACCCGCGCCGCGTCGCCTTGGCTGGAGCGCGCCCCGAATCGCCTACACCCTGGCGCTATCCATGACCCTACTGTGGACCGCAGGCCTGCTCCTGTCTTTCAGCCAAAACCGCACCCAGATCAGCCGCGTCCAAACCGTTCTCCACGCCCTGCAAACCACGCCCCAAGGCGACGCCCAACTGTTGGCCCTCAACGAGCTGGTCGACGAGCTGGCCCGCCTGGATTACCGCGCCGTTCACGGCACGCCTTGGTATCAACGTTTCGGCCTCAATCAAAATCAATCACTGCTGGCAACCCTCTGGCCCCACTACGTCGAAGCGAACAACCGTCTGATCCGCGACCCCGCAGCCGCCATCCTGCACCAGCAGCTCTCGGCGTTGCTCAAACTGGCTCCGGACAACCCGCAGCGGACAGCCGGGGCTTACGCCCAACTCAAGGCTTACCTGATGATGGCGCGTCCGGAAAAAGCCGATGCCGCCCTCCTGCTCAAAACCCTCAACGAACTGGAACCCGCTCGCGCAGGCATCCCCCCCAACCTGCGTCAGTTCTACGCTGAACACTTATCCGCCAACCCCTCCTGGCGCATTCCGCTCGACCCCCGCCTGGTGGCGCAAGTCCGCCAGCTTCTGCTGCTGCAACTGGGCCAGCGCAACGCCGAGGCGAGCCTCTATCAGCAAGTCCTCGATGATGCCGCCAATCACTATCCCGATCTGGGCCTGCACCAACTGGTTGGCGACACCGATGCCTTCGCGCTGTTTGCCACCGATGCCAGCGTGCCCGGGGTCTTCACCCGGCAGGCCTGGGAGGGGCAGGTGCGCCAAGCCATCGAGCGGATTGCCGAGGCACGGCGTGAGGAAATCGACTGGGTGCTCAGCGACAAACCGACGGACCTCGATTCCCGGCTGAGCCCGGATCAACTGCGCGAGCGCCTCACCGAGCGTTACTTCCAGGACTACGCCAGCGCCTGGCTGGGCATGCTCAACAGTCTGCGCTGGCAGGCTGCGGGCAGTCTGGATGAGGTGATCGACCAGTTGACGCTGATCAGCGATGTACGCCAATCGCCGCTGATTGCGTTGATGAACACCCTCGCTTACCAGGGGCAGGCGGGGGCGCGGACGCCAGCCCTGGCGGACTCATTGGTGAAGTCTGCGCAAAAGCTGATCGGGCAGGACAAGGCGCCGTTGATCGATCAGTTGGCCGATGTGCCCGGCAGCCCGCTGGACGCGACCTTCGGGCCGCTCCTGGCGCTGCTCGACAAACGCAACGATGACGGCCTGAGCCTGCAAACATTCCTCACCCGCGTGACCCGGGTGCGCCTGACATTGCAGCAAGTCAGCACCGCGCCCGACCCGCTGGAAATGACCCAGACCTTGGCGCAGAGTGTGTTTCAAGGCCGCAGTATCGACCTCACCGACACCCAGTCCTACGGCAGCCTGCTGGCCGCCAGTCTTGGCGCAGAATGGGGCGGCGTGGCGCAGACGTTATTTGTGCAGCCGCTGGAGCACGCCTGGCAGCGCGTGCTGCAACCCTCGGCAGCCGGGCTCAACAGCCAGTGGCAGCGTTCGATCGTCAACCATTGGGACAGCGCCTTCGCCAGTCGTTACCCGTTTGCGGCCAGCGCCAGCGACGCCTCCTTGCCCATGCTCGGACAGATGATCCGCGCCGACTCCGGACGTATCGAACGCTTCTTGCAGCAACAATTGAGCGGCGTGCTGCGCAAGGAGGGCAATCGCTGGCTGGCCGACCCACGCCACAGTCAGGGCTTGCGCTTCAACCCGCAGTTCCTCAGCGCAATCAACCAACTCAGCGATCTGGCCGACGTGCTGTACACCGACGGCGGCATGGGCCTGCGCTTTGAACTGCAAGGCAAACCGGTGCGCGATGTGGTGCAAACCCGCTTCATTCTCGATGGCGAACGCCATGATTACTTCAACCAGAAGGAGAGCTGGCAGCGCTTCAACTGGCCGGGGCGTAGCGATTATCCCGGTGCGAGCCTGAGCTGGACCAGCGTGCACAGTGGCGAACGCTTGTTCGGTGACTTCCCCGGGACCTGGGGCCTGCTGCGCCTGCTGGAGAAGGCCCAGGTCACGCCGCTGGACGATGCCGACAGCCGCTACCGCGTGGTGCTCAAGGCGCCGGATGGCTTGAATCTGGTTTGGCATCTGCGCACCGAACTGGAGGCCGGACCATTGGCGCTG
Proteins encoded in this region:
- a CDS encoding PAAR domain-containing protein, encoding MKNIIRIGDKTTSGGTVLSGSTTMIFRGIGAARQGDLVSCPTPGHGQTVIAEGHPAFRDHGLPVAFDGHRCACGCALISSLPAVSAR
- a CDS encoding ImcF-related family protein translates to MTLLWTAGLLLSFSQNRTQISRVQTVLHALQTTPQGDAQLLALNELVDELARLDYRAVHGTPWYQRFGLNQNQSLLATLWPHYVEANNRLIRDPAAAILHQQLSALLKLAPDNPQRTAGAYAQLKAYLMMARPEKADAALLLKTLNELEPARAGIPPNLRQFYAEHLSANPSWRIPLDPRLVAQVRQLLLLQLGQRNAEASLYQQVLDDAANHYPDLGLHQLVGDTDAFALFATDASVPGVFTRQAWEGQVRQAIERIAEARREEIDWVLSDKPTDLDSRLSPDQLRERLTERYFQDYASAWLGMLNSLRWQAAGSLDEVIDQLTLISDVRQSPLIALMNTLAYQGQAGARTPALADSLVKSAQKLIGQDKAPLIDQLADVPGSPLDATFGPLLALLDKRNDDGLSLQTFLTRVTRVRLTLQQVSTAPDPLEMTQTLAQSVFQGRSIDLTDTQSYGSLLAASLGAEWGGVAQTLFVQPLEHAWQRVLQPSAAGLNSQWQRSIVNHWDSAFASRYPFAASASDASLPMLGQMIRADSGRIERFLQQQLSGVLRKEGNRWLADPRHSQGLRFNPQFLSAINQLSDLADVLYTDGGMGLRFELQGKPVRDVVQTRFILDGERHDYFNQKESWQRFNWPGRSDYPGASLSWTSVHSGERLFGDFPGTWGLLRLLEKAQVTPLDDADSRYRVVLKAPDGLNLVWHLRTELEAGPLALLKLRGFKLPRQIFLGERGIDTPYAQNGSLP